In Nostoc sp. CENA543, a single genomic region encodes these proteins:
- a CDS encoding LLM class flavin-dependent oxidoreductase — protein sequence MSKKRKFRLGAFIQATGHHVSAWRHPDAQIDAGLNFQHYKEITQTAERGLFDAVFLADSPGVWGGAPATQKRNGKLVHFEPVTLFSALSAVTTNIGFIATASTTYEEPYTLARKFASLDHLSQGRAGWNVVTTGNENAAANFGLEHHPEHSERYERAQEFVQVVKGLWDSWEDDAFLRDRESGIYFDPDKLHILNHKGKHFSVKGPLNVGRPPQGYPVIVQAGASEAGRDLAAQTAEVIFTANQTLADAQEFYADVKGRLAKYGRSPDDLKIMPGAFPVIGRTEEEAQEKYEFIQSLIHPDVAWGILKNYYKGVDLSKYSFDDLAPELPNDTNNNKSRLKLVKDLANRGTLTLRQLYLALATARGHRTIIGTPESIADQLEEWFNNGAADGFNIMPPILPTGLDDFVNLVVPILQKRGLFRTEYEGSTLRENLGLRRPVNQFVTQKESHTNSQFAIRSSQLKNLDAAKLSGFTSVSGFS from the coding sequence ATGAGTAAGAAACGTAAGTTTCGTTTAGGTGCATTTATTCAAGCTACCGGACATCATGTTTCTGCCTGGCGACATCCAGATGCCCAAATAGATGCAGGTTTGAATTTCCAGCATTATAAAGAAATCACCCAAACTGCCGAACGGGGTCTATTTGATGCGGTATTTCTGGCAGATAGTCCGGGTGTTTGGGGAGGCGCACCAGCAACTCAAAAACGCAATGGGAAACTTGTTCATTTTGAGCCTGTGACGCTCTTTTCGGCTTTATCCGCCGTGACTACAAACATCGGCTTTATTGCTACGGCCTCCACTACCTACGAAGAACCCTATACCCTAGCTCGTAAATTTGCTTCCTTAGATCACTTAAGTCAAGGTCGTGCAGGTTGGAATGTCGTTACCACAGGTAATGAAAACGCCGCCGCTAACTTTGGTCTTGAGCATCACCCAGAACATAGCGAACGTTATGAACGGGCGCAAGAGTTTGTGCAAGTGGTGAAGGGTTTATGGGATAGCTGGGAAGATGATGCTTTTCTCCGTGACCGCGAATCAGGGATTTATTTTGACCCCGATAAACTGCACATCCTCAACCACAAAGGTAAGCATTTTTCCGTTAAAGGCCCGTTAAACGTCGGTCGCCCACCCCAAGGCTACCCAGTGATTGTGCAAGCTGGAGCTTCGGAAGCTGGAAGAGACTTGGCAGCACAAACTGCGGAAGTGATTTTCACAGCCAATCAAACTTTAGCTGATGCCCAGGAATTTTATGCTGACGTAAAAGGTCGGTTGGCAAAATATGGACGCTCTCCAGACGACCTCAAAATCATGCCTGGGGCTTTTCCAGTCATTGGACGGACTGAGGAAGAAGCTCAAGAAAAATACGAATTCATCCAATCTTTGATTCATCCTGATGTGGCTTGGGGAATCTTAAAGAACTACTACAAAGGTGTGGATTTATCCAAATATTCCTTTGATGATTTAGCTCCTGAACTCCCCAACGATACCAACAATAACAAAAGTCGTCTGAAACTAGTCAAGGATTTAGCTAATCGTGGAACTTTGACTCTGCGCCAATTGTATCTTGCCCTAGCTACTGCGCGGGGTCATCGCACCATCATCGGTACTCCCGAAAGCATTGCTGACCAGTTAGAAGAGTGGTTTAACAACGGTGCAGCCGATGGGTTTAATATTATGCCCCCCATACTGCCCACAGGATTGGATGACTTTGTGAATTTAGTGGTTCCCATACTCCAAAAGCGCGGATTATTCCGTACTGAGTATGAAGGTAGCACCCTGCGGGAAAACTTGGGATTACGTCGTCCGGTGAATCAGTTTGTTACTCAAAAAGAGTCTCATACCAATTCACAATTCGCAATTCGCAGTTCGCAATTAAAAAACTTAGATGCAGCAAAACTTTCAGGGTTTACATCTGTATCAGGTTTTTCGTGA